In Lagopus muta isolate bLagMut1 chromosome 6, bLagMut1 primary, whole genome shotgun sequence, one DNA window encodes the following:
- the CHP1 gene encoding calcineurin B homologous protein 1, producing MGSRASTLLRDEEIEEIKKETGFSHSQITRLYSRFTSLDKGENGTLSREDFQRIPELAINPLGDRIINAFFSEGEDQVNFRGFMRTLAHFRPIEDNEKSKDQNGPEPLNSRSNKLHFAFRLYDLDKDDKISRDELLQVLRMMVGVNISDEQLGSIADRTIQEADQDGDCAISFAEFVKVLEKVDVEQKMSIRFLH from the exons ATGGGTTCCCGGGCGTCTACGCTACTCCGGGACGAGGAGATTGAGGAGATCAAGAAGGAGACGGGCT tctcCCACAGTCAAATCACTCGCTTGTATAGTCGCTTCACCAGCCTagacaaaggagaaaatggCACTCTTAG CCGTGAAGACTTCCAGCGGATTCCAGAGCTTGCCATCAATCCTCTGGGAGACCGAATTATCAATGCCTTTTTTTCAGAAGG GGAGGACCAAGTGAATTTCCGTGGATTCATGAGGACACTAGCCCACTTCCGGCCCATAGAAGATAATGAAAAGAGCAAAGACCAGAATGGACCAGAACCACTGAACAGCCGAAGTAACAAGCTCCACT tTGCTTTTCGGTTATATGATCTAGACAAAGACGACAAGATTTCCAGGGATGAGCTTCTTCAG GTGTTACGGATGATGGTTGGTGTCAACATCTCAGATGAGCAGCTTGGCAGCATTGCTGACAGGACAATCCAGGAAGCCGATCAAGATGGGGATTGTGCCATCTCCTTTGCAGAGTTTGTAAAG GTTTTGGAGAAGGTGGACGTAGAGCAGAAAATGAGTATTCGTTTTCTTCACTGA